From a single Longimicrobium sp. genomic region:
- a CDS encoding BTAD domain-containing putative transcriptional regulator, giving the protein MAILHVYLFGGFRVTRELGSAEIPLSRAAQALLSYLVLNRHRRHPRDVLAALFWGDSPEERARACLATALWRLRRALGPVDGTGESWIVVAPSGEVAFNGGEACLVDATELEGCVRAALSCPPHALTPAAADALERALELYAGELLEGMYQEWAQRERDRFRHLYHDGAWHLMRALAQRGQWERCAAWGERMLRGDPLREDVHRELMRAYAAAGCRALAVLQYRRCREVLRQELGVDPAPETTALFRSLAGGPVPSPPAAAIPISIAGANGDSREALLRLHDAWINFETARGELARTIELVEQLVPAAPAYDGAAR; this is encoded by the coding sequence ATGGCGATTCTCCACGTGTACCTCTTCGGAGGCTTCCGTGTGACCCGCGAGCTGGGGTCGGCCGAGATCCCGCTGTCGCGTGCGGCGCAGGCGCTGCTCTCGTACCTGGTGCTGAACCGCCACCGGCGCCACCCGCGCGATGTGCTGGCGGCGCTGTTCTGGGGCGACTCACCCGAAGAGCGGGCGCGCGCCTGCCTGGCCACCGCGCTCTGGCGGCTGCGGCGGGCGCTGGGGCCGGTGGACGGCACGGGTGAAAGCTGGATCGTGGTGGCGCCCTCGGGCGAGGTGGCCTTCAACGGGGGCGAGGCGTGCCTCGTGGACGCCACCGAGCTGGAGGGGTGCGTGCGCGCCGCGCTCTCGTGCCCGCCGCACGCCCTCACGCCGGCCGCGGCCGACGCGCTGGAGCGGGCGCTGGAGCTGTACGCCGGCGAGCTGCTGGAGGGGATGTACCAGGAGTGGGCGCAGCGCGAGCGCGACCGCTTCCGCCACCTGTACCACGACGGCGCGTGGCACCTGATGCGCGCGCTGGCGCAGCGCGGGCAGTGGGAGCGCTGCGCCGCGTGGGGCGAGCGCATGCTGCGCGGCGACCCGCTGCGCGAAGACGTCCACCGCGAGCTGATGCGCGCGTACGCCGCCGCGGGGTGCCGCGCGCTGGCCGTGCTGCAATACCGCCGCTGCCGCGAGGTGCTGCGCCAGGAGCTGGGTGTCGACCCCGCTCCCGAGACCACCGCGCTCTTCCGCTCCCTGGCCGGCGGCCCGGTACCCTCTCCGCCCGCGGCAGCCATTCCCATCTCCATCGCCGGCGCGAACGGCGACTCGCGCGAGGCGCTGCTGCGGCTGCACGACGCGTGGATCAACTTCGAAACCGCGCGCGGCGAGCTGGCGCGTACGATCGAGCTGGTGGAGCAGCTCGTCCCCGCCGCCCCCGCGTACGACGGAGCCGCGCGGTAG
- a CDS encoding alpha/beta hydrolase codes for MLKLDGAGISPPCRKTCHRHPPKSRSWPEIHANPLVAGGMRVTIPHSPGAVPRVIFLGGNGHAAARLDAARGALAELAGSRARPPFEILDVPYPGFEGRPRAGSLDAFLAAVAEPIRASDEGAGAPLVYATGIGGLLALCLRARGELAGVPLLLQAPVLWGLARRLMPRMMRMGLAQVALRRAFASPLFQARFARKHFGEPLAPAMRARFFEGYARCGALPDFFAWLTPELLRRLESDFEARPEALRQITVWWGERDTIVPVRELAWTEAALGVTWPVRLFPAWGHYPMIDDPMGWVRALSNVVETAS; via the coding sequence GTGTTGAAGCTCGACGGCGCCGGGATCTCACCACCCTGCCGGAAGACCTGCCATCGACACCCGCCGAAAAGCCGCTCCTGGCCCGAGATCCACGCGAATCCCCTCGTCGCCGGCGGGATGCGCGTGACGATCCCGCATTCCCCGGGAGCGGTGCCCCGCGTGATCTTTTTGGGCGGGAATGGCCACGCCGCCGCCCGGCTCGATGCCGCGCGCGGGGCCCTCGCCGAGCTCGCCGGATCGCGCGCGCGGCCGCCGTTCGAGATTCTCGACGTACCCTACCCGGGCTTCGAGGGGCGCCCGCGCGCGGGCAGCCTCGATGCGTTTCTCGCCGCGGTCGCGGAGCCGATCCGCGCGAGCGACGAGGGCGCCGGTGCCCCGCTCGTCTACGCGACGGGGATCGGCGGTCTCCTTGCGCTCTGCCTCCGCGCGCGCGGCGAGCTCGCCGGGGTCCCGCTCCTGTTGCAGGCGCCCGTGCTCTGGGGCCTCGCGCGCCGCCTGATGCCGCGCATGATGCGGATGGGGCTCGCGCAGGTCGCCCTGCGCCGCGCATTCGCGTCGCCGCTGTTCCAGGCGCGCTTCGCCCGCAAGCACTTCGGGGAGCCGCTTGCTCCAGCCATGCGGGCGCGCTTCTTCGAGGGCTACGCCCGGTGCGGCGCGCTCCCCGATTTCTTCGCGTGGCTCACGCCGGAACTGCTGCGGCGGCTGGAATCGGATTTCGAGGCGCGGCCGGAGGCGCTCCGGCAAATCACCGTCTGGTGGGGCGAGCGCGACACGATCGTGCCCGTGAGGGAGCTCGCGTGGACCGAGGCGGCGCTCGGCGTGACCTGGCCCGTGCGCCTTTTCCCAGCGTGGGGGCACTATCCGATGATCGACGATCCCATGGGCTGGGTGAGGGCTCTCTCCAATGTCGTGGAAACCGCTTCGTAG